One window from the genome of Leucobacter aridicollis encodes:
- a CDS encoding helicase-related protein, producing the protein MSRDAREGVTEDIPPEVKKVLLPHQISAVQVATRLLERKGVAVIGDVVGLGKTLTGTAIAATVGESVLVIAPKNLVKMWEEHLHRFHIPGKVISLSLVDRELPDLRRYRIVLIDESHNLRNRLRKAWDAIHTYVADNDSKVVLLTATMFNARHKDIGGQLGLKLDWDEPLGIRPDKHIAELDAIKGPGKGAQEIAKKTGGRLDSLAAFDQSEQNEDWQRLLSEFLVRRTRKFLETNYGEKDEKTGDIILKFPDGTTFRFPKRIPEGLKYPGGATDPNDALATEDTFDAVEHLTYARYQLGKYLKEDIEGRDKAEKELIADLEKSIQAAAGFIRTTALKRLTSSAHAFILTVKRMVARNAMLDHALSNDLKIPLGNFSDKYFDLDDVDYDADADDELSDAASAAWGIKWARQQWLDYAEGAYKELTAKKPAGIKWARPQLFDKTKLLEDLREDSDILQDLLDAFGVWKPEDDTKLRALADLINGLSEDEKVLVFSEYKDTVDYIAAHLPRWTKRSIASVSGQSGDAVKVARRFAPKANEHLGGLPKGETEVDVLLTTDVLSEGQNLQDSAIVVNWDLPWTIIKVIQRAGRVDRVGQKADTIRVISFLPQDGVEAVIRLRERLQKRLKNAHQILGGGEQFFEDDDFTIDVSGLFNGKANLGEDEGEVDASSYALGIWEKAAPQDREIAKTLKDLVFSTKAIEVDGSPSAITYGRTDAGTDLLIHTTSSEMKLLTPMEALKLTESAYAEVAAEALSAQFDFMQRAADNMTEQVKQNTVLLNHGLRKQLYDFLKRQVDRVDIATITRARVSELIDAVNASPIRESAKKDVVGVLRAARILGDPDDLIDRLLMMNDDNLLLDIRDLGADRVQVITSMGFNPVGIAEEVDQWGQ; encoded by the coding sequence TTGTCTCGGGACGCGCGCGAGGGTGTTACCGAAGACATCCCGCCGGAAGTCAAGAAGGTACTGCTGCCGCACCAGATAAGCGCGGTCCAAGTTGCGACGCGTCTACTTGAGCGCAAGGGCGTCGCCGTGATCGGCGACGTGGTGGGTCTTGGTAAGACACTCACCGGTACGGCCATCGCAGCAACCGTCGGGGAGAGCGTCCTCGTTATCGCACCGAAGAATCTCGTGAAGATGTGGGAGGAGCACCTTCATCGCTTCCACATCCCTGGCAAGGTCATTAGCCTCAGCTTGGTGGACCGCGAGCTACCCGACCTGCGGCGCTACCGGATCGTCCTCATTGATGAGTCACACAACCTGCGGAACCGACTCCGCAAGGCATGGGATGCGATCCACACCTACGTCGCCGATAACGACAGCAAGGTTGTGTTGCTCACAGCGACGATGTTCAACGCCCGCCACAAGGACATCGGCGGCCAGCTTGGTCTGAAGCTCGATTGGGACGAGCCACTAGGCATCCGCCCTGACAAACACATCGCGGAACTCGACGCAATCAAGGGACCAGGAAAGGGCGCCCAAGAGATTGCCAAGAAGACTGGAGGGCGCCTCGACAGCCTGGCCGCGTTCGACCAGTCGGAACAAAACGAGGACTGGCAGCGTCTCCTCAGCGAGTTTCTCGTTCGACGCACGCGGAAGTTCCTGGAGACGAATTACGGCGAGAAAGACGAGAAGACTGGCGACATTATCCTGAAGTTCCCGGATGGGACGACCTTCCGCTTCCCTAAGCGCATCCCCGAGGGCCTCAAGTACCCCGGTGGCGCGACAGACCCGAATGACGCGCTCGCGACAGAGGACACCTTCGACGCAGTCGAGCATCTAACCTACGCCCGGTACCAGCTCGGCAAGTACCTTAAGGAGGATATCGAGGGCAGAGACAAGGCCGAAAAGGAGCTCATCGCCGACTTGGAGAAGTCTATTCAGGCGGCCGCGGGCTTCATTCGTACCACGGCACTCAAGCGTCTCACCTCCAGTGCGCATGCGTTTATCCTCACAGTGAAGCGAATGGTTGCTCGGAACGCGATGCTCGACCACGCACTGTCCAACGACCTCAAGATCCCACTCGGCAATTTCTCCGACAAGTACTTCGACCTCGACGACGTAGACTACGACGCCGATGCTGACGACGAGCTATCGGATGCTGCATCCGCAGCCTGGGGCATCAAGTGGGCCAGGCAACAATGGCTCGACTATGCCGAGGGTGCTTACAAGGAGCTCACGGCGAAGAAGCCTGCCGGAATCAAGTGGGCCCGCCCGCAGCTCTTCGACAAGACGAAGCTCCTGGAGGACCTCCGTGAGGACTCAGACATTCTGCAGGATCTCCTCGATGCCTTCGGTGTTTGGAAGCCTGAAGACGACACTAAGCTGAGAGCGCTCGCCGATCTTATCAACGGACTGTCAGAAGACGAGAAGGTACTGGTCTTCAGCGAGTACAAGGACACGGTCGACTACATTGCCGCGCATTTGCCACGGTGGACGAAGCGGTCGATCGCATCGGTCAGTGGTCAGTCGGGCGATGCGGTGAAGGTGGCACGCAGGTTCGCGCCGAAGGCGAACGAGCACCTGGGCGGGTTGCCGAAGGGTGAGACCGAGGTTGACGTGCTCCTCACGACCGATGTTCTTAGCGAGGGGCAGAACTTGCAGGATTCAGCGATCGTTGTGAACTGGGACTTGCCATGGACGATCATCAAGGTCATCCAGCGAGCTGGTCGTGTTGATCGCGTCGGGCAAAAAGCGGACACGATTCGCGTCATTTCCTTCCTGCCGCAGGACGGTGTTGAGGCTGTCATTAGGCTGCGGGAGCGGCTGCAGAAGCGCCTCAAGAACGCGCACCAGATCCTCGGCGGAGGCGAGCAGTTTTTCGAGGATGACGACTTCACTATCGACGTCTCGGGGCTTTTCAACGGCAAGGCTAATCTCGGAGAGGACGAAGGCGAAGTCGACGCCTCGTCCTACGCGCTTGGTATCTGGGAGAAGGCAGCGCCACAGGATCGAGAGATCGCCAAGACCCTCAAAGATCTTGTGTTCTCGACCAAGGCGATCGAGGTCGACGGATCACCGAGCGCGATCACATACGGGCGCACTGACGCTGGCACTGACCTACTGATCCATACAACAAGCTCAGAGATGAAGCTGTTGACCCCGATGGAGGCGCTCAAGCTGACCGAGAGTGCCTACGCTGAAGTCGCCGCTGAAGCGTTGAGTGCGCAATTTGACTTCATGCAACGCGCCGCCGACAACATGACGGAACAGGTGAAGCAGAACACCGTGTTACTGAACCATGGCCTGCGGAAGCAACTCTACGACTTCCTCAAACGGCAGGTCGATCGCGTCGATATCGCCACCATTACCCGTGCCAGGGTGAGCGAACTCATTGACGCGGTCAACGCTAGCCCGATCCGAGAGTCCGCGAAGAAGGATGTCGTCGGCGTCCTCCGAGCCGCTCGCATTCTCGGTGATCCAGACGACTTAATAGATCGGCTACTCATGATGAATGACGACAATTTGCTG
- a CDS encoding IS481-like element IS5564 family transposase produces the protein MTHPNALLTPRARLRLARLIVEDGYPATIAAKMFMVSPITARKWAGRYREEGEFGMQDRSSKPHRIPGRTPEHVKKKIINLRWRLRLGPAQIAARLGLSTSTVHAVLVRCRVNRLSHIDRVTGEPLRRYEHPHPGSLIHVDVTKFGNIPDGGGHRYVGRQQGARNKLATPGLPRGKDHKPRTGTAFVHTVIDDHSRVAYAEIWSDEQASTAVGVLERAVAWFAERGVTVERVLSDNGSAYRSHAWRDFCARLGIRHKRTRPYRPQTNGKIERFHRTLGDGWAYARFYGSEAERRLALPGWLHFYNHHRHHSAIGGVPFDRLNNVPGHHS, from the coding sequence ATGACCCATCCGAACGCTCTTCTCACTCCTCGTGCCCGTCTCCGGTTAGCCCGGCTGATTGTCGAAGACGGCTATCCGGCCACGATCGCCGCAAAGATGTTCATGGTCTCCCCGATCACTGCCCGGAAATGGGCAGGCCGCTACCGGGAAGAGGGTGAGTTTGGGATGCAGGATCGCTCCAGCAAGCCGCACCGGATCCCAGGCAGGACGCCCGAGCATGTCAAGAAGAAGATCATCAACCTGCGCTGGCGGCTTCGACTGGGGCCAGCCCAGATCGCTGCGCGACTTGGTCTCTCGACGTCGACTGTTCACGCGGTCCTCGTCCGTTGCCGCGTGAACCGCCTCTCGCATATCGATCGTGTCACTGGCGAGCCATTGCGGCGATATGAGCATCCTCATCCGGGATCGTTGATTCATGTCGATGTCACGAAGTTCGGCAACATCCCCGACGGCGGTGGACATCGTTACGTAGGTCGGCAGCAAGGCGCACGGAACAAGCTCGCGACTCCGGGATTACCACGAGGAAAAGATCACAAGCCGCGCACCGGGACGGCGTTCGTTCACACAGTCATCGACGACCACTCCCGCGTCGCATACGCAGAAATCTGGTCGGATGAGCAGGCGAGCACAGCGGTGGGAGTTCTCGAACGCGCCGTGGCCTGGTTCGCCGAACGAGGCGTGACCGTCGAGCGAGTCCTATCCGACAACGGGTCGGCATACAGATCCCACGCATGGAGGGACTTCTGCGCTCGGCTCGGCATCCGACACAAGCGGACACGCCCCTACCGGCCGCAGACGAACGGGAAGATCGAGCGATTCCACCGCACGCTCGGGGACGGCTGGGCCTATGCCAGGTTTTACGGTTCAGAGGCCGAACGACGCCTGGCGCTGCCCGGCTGGCTCCACTTCTACAACCACCACCGACACCACTCTGCGATTGGCGGCGTACCCTTCGACCGACTCAACAACGTCCCTGGACATCACAGCTAG
- the cmx gene encoding chloramphenicol efflux MFS transporter Cmx, protein MPFALYMLALAVFVMGTSEFMLAGLLPAIATELDVSVGTAGLLTSAFAVGMVVGAPVMAAFARRWPPRLTLIVCLLVFAGSHVIGAMTPVFSLLLITRVLSALANAGFLAVALSTATTLVPANQKGRALSILLSGTTIATVVGVPAGALLGTALGWRTTFWAIAILCIPAAVGVIRGVTNNVGRSETSATSPRLRVELSQLATPRLILAMVLGALINGGTFAAFTFLAPIVTETAGLAEAWVSVALVMFGIGSFLGVTIAGRLSDQRPGLVLAVGGPLLLTGWIVLAVVASHPVALIVLVLVQGFLSFGVGSTLITRVLYAASGAPTMGGSYATAALNIGAAAGPVLGALGLATGLGLLAPVWVASVLTAIALVIMLLTRRALTKTAAEAN, encoded by the coding sequence ATGCCTTTTGCCCTCTACATGCTTGCCCTGGCGGTCTTCGTCATGGGCACTTCAGAATTCATGCTCGCGGGATTGCTCCCCGCGATCGCGACCGAACTTGACGTCTCGGTCGGCACTGCGGGCCTGCTGACCTCCGCATTCGCAGTCGGTATGGTCGTCGGCGCGCCAGTGATGGCGGCATTCGCTCGCCGTTGGCCACCGCGGCTCACATTGATCGTTTGCCTTCTCGTGTTCGCGGGAAGCCACGTCATCGGAGCGATGACACCAGTGTTCTCTCTCCTGCTCATCACCCGGGTGCTCAGCGCTCTCGCAAACGCAGGATTCCTCGCCGTAGCACTGAGCACGGCCACTACCCTCGTGCCAGCGAACCAGAAGGGGCGTGCACTGTCGATCCTGCTCTCCGGCACGACGATCGCAACCGTCGTGGGCGTCCCCGCCGGGGCACTGCTCGGCACAGCGCTGGGCTGGCGAACGACGTTCTGGGCGATCGCCATCCTCTGTATTCCCGCGGCCGTTGGAGTCATTCGTGGCGTCACGAACAATGTTGGTCGGAGCGAGACTAGCGCGACCTCACCAAGGCTCCGTGTCGAGCTCAGCCAGTTGGCGACGCCGCGGCTCATCCTGGCCATGGTACTCGGAGCGCTGATCAACGGAGGGACCTTTGCGGCATTCACCTTCCTGGCACCCATCGTGACCGAGACCGCGGGCTTGGCCGAAGCGTGGGTGTCCGTCGCGCTGGTGATGTTCGGCATCGGATCGTTCCTTGGCGTCACGATCGCAGGACGACTATCAGATCAACGACCTGGCCTCGTGCTCGCAGTCGGCGGACCGCTATTGCTGACAGGCTGGATCGTGTTGGCAGTGGTCGCATCTCATCCCGTCGCGCTTATCGTCCTCGTCCTCGTTCAGGGATTCCTGTCGTTCGGCGTCGGCAGTACTCTGATCACGCGTGTGCTGTATGCAGCATCGGGTGCGCCAACGATGGGCGGTTCGTACGCAACCGCAGCATTGAATATCGGAGCTGCAGCGGGGCCCGTGCTTGGTGCGCTCGGGCTCGCGACCGGGCTGGGGCTGCTCGCGCCGGTTTGGGTCGCTTCGGTGCTGACAGCGATCGCTCTCGTCATCATGCTTCTCACCAGACGCGCGCTTACGAAGACCGCGGCGGAGGCCAATTGA
- a CDS encoding chloramphenicol resistance leader peptide yields MSGVPGALAVVTRRTIS; encoded by the coding sequence ATGTCTGGCGTACCCGGGGCGCTGGCCGTGGTGACAAGAAGAACCATTTCTTGA
- a CDS encoding DNA-processing protein DprA, whose translation MSDLATLTAHSHPAFFGRLSAIGTTAPTRIWARGDLSLLDQLDQTVNIDGSRASTAYGTQITAEFVADLARDYVTMTGTAYGINAAAARAALAQGDRLIIWQASGHGRPYPEAHRQLIDTIEAAPNTLLLTAVEPGAAPTRFRFIERSRLAALAAGTTLITEAGARSGALLGARIAHAAGRNVAAIPGPITSAASAGSHQLISDGVARLAATPKQVRQLIP comes from the coding sequence ATGTCTGATCTGGCAACGCTTACCGCCCATTCGCACCCGGCATTCTTCGGCCGACTGAGCGCTATCGGCACCACCGCCCCAACGCGCATTTGGGCACGCGGCGACCTGTCGCTGCTCGACCAGCTCGACCAGACCGTGAACATCGACGGATCGCGCGCCAGCACCGCCTACGGCACGCAGATCACGGCCGAGTTCGTCGCTGACCTCGCACGCGATTACGTCACCATGACGGGCACCGCCTACGGCATCAACGCGGCCGCCGCCCGCGCAGCGCTCGCCCAGGGCGACCGACTCATAATCTGGCAGGCATCCGGCCACGGCCGACCCTACCCCGAGGCTCACCGGCAGCTCATCGACACCATCGAGGCCGCACCGAACACGCTGCTGCTCACCGCAGTTGAACCGGGCGCAGCACCCACCCGATTCCGGTTCATTGAGCGCTCGCGCCTGGCAGCCCTCGCCGCAGGAACAACGCTCATCACCGAGGCAGGCGCGCGCAGTGGCGCACTGCTCGGTGCACGCATCGCACACGCCGCAGGCCGCAACGTCGCAGCGATCCCCGGCCCGATCACCAGCGCCGCCAGCGCAGGATCACACCAGCTCATCAGCGACGGCGTAGCTCGACTCGCAGCCACCCCCAAGCAGGTGCGCCAGCTCATCCCGTGA
- a CDS encoding IS6-like element IS6100 family transposase: MTDFKWRHFQGDVILWAVRWYCRYPISYRDLEEMLAERGISVDHTTIYRWVQCYAPEMEKRLRWFWRRGFDPSWRLDETYVKVRGKWTYLYRAVDKRGDTIDFYLSPTRSAKAAKRFLGKALRGLKHWEKPATLNTDKAPSYGAAITELKREGKLDRETAHRQVKYLNNVIEADHGKLKILIKPVRGFKSIPTAYATIKGFEVMRALRKGQARPWCLQPGIRGEVRLVERAFGIGPSALTEAMGMLNHHFAAAA, translated from the coding sequence ATGACGGATTTCAAGTGGCGCCATTTCCAGGGTGATGTGATCCTGTGGGCGGTGCGCTGGTATTGTCGCTATCCGATCAGCTATCGCGACCTTGAGGAAATGCTGGCGGAACGCGGCATTTCGGTCGACCATACGACGATCTATCGCTGGGTCCAGTGCTACGCCCCGGAGATGGAGAAGCGGCTGCGCTGGTTCTGGCGGCGTGGCTTTGATCCGAGCTGGCGCCTGGATGAAACCTACGTCAAGGTGCGGGGCAAGTGGACCTACCTGTACCGGGCAGTCGACAAGCGGGGCGACACGATCGATTTCTACCTGTCGCCGACCCGCAGCGCCAAGGCAGCGAAGCGGTTCCTGGGCAAGGCCCTGCGAGGCCTGAAGCACTGGGAAAAGCCTGCCACGCTCAATACCGACAAAGCGCCGAGCTATGGTGCAGCGATCACCGAATTGAAGCGCGAAGGAAAGCTGGACCGGGAGACGGCCCACCGGCAGGTGAAGTATCTCAATAACGTGATCGAGGCCGATCACGGAAAGCTCAAGATACTGATCAAGCCGGTGCGCGGTTTCAAATCGATCCCCACGGCCTATGCCACGATCAAGGGATTCGAAGTCATGCGAGCCCTGCGCAAAGGACAGGCTCGCCCCTGGTGCCTGCAGCCCGGCATCAGGGGCGAGGTGCGCCTTGTGGAGAGAGCTTTTGGCATTGGGCCCTCGGCGCTGACGGAGGCCATGGGCATGCT